The stretch of DNA GCGGCCCGCGGCGGCGCAGGCGTCCGCGATCCGACGCTCCACCACCTCGAGGTTGGTGCCGAGCTCCTCGTAGCGTGCGAGCTGCGCCGGCGTCAGGCCCGCGGTGAAGGCGGGGCGGTCCGGGAACGCCGCGTAGATGTCGTTCGTCATGAGTGTCAGCAGTCCAAAGTCAGTGGTCGCAGCCAGGTCGTGACAGCAGTGTGCTCACCCCGCCCCCTGGCGGAGGGGCTGGGTGAGCACGTGGTCTGTCCTGCGGTCGTCTACTTCAGGAAGTCCGGCACGTCGAGCTCCTCGGCCGGGCTCTCGACGAAGGGCTGCCGGGCCGGCTGCACCTGCGGCGGCACCGGCGGGGCGGTGGTGACGGGCGCCTCGGTGGCGCGCGGCTCCTCGCTGCGGGCGGTCACCGAGCCGATGCTCCCGTAGGAGGGGCGGGTGGCCGGGCGCTCCGGGGCGGCCGGCGTGGCGGCCGGGGTGGCCTTGACCACGGGGTCGCGCACGATGGCCGGGGGCTGGCCGCCGTCGAAGCCGGCCGCGATGACGGTGACGCGCACCTCGTCGCCCAGGGCGTCGTCGATGACGGCACCGAAGATGATGTTGGCCTCGGGGTGGGCGGCCTCGCTGACCAGCTGGGCCGACTCGTTGATCTCGAAGAGGCCGAGGTCGGAGCCGCCGGAGATGGAGAGCAGCACGCCGCGGGCGCCGTCGATGGAGGCCTCGAGCAGCGGCGAGGAGATCGCCATCACGGCGGCGGCCTTGGCGCGGTCCTCGCCGCGGGCCGAGCCGATGCCCATGAGCGCCGAACCGGCGTCCGACATGACCGACTTGACGTCGGCGAAGTCGAGGTTGATCAGGCCCGGGGTGGTGATCAGGTCGGTGATGCCCTGGACACCGGAGAGCAGCACCTGGTCGGCGGAGCGGAAGGCGTCCAGCACCGAGACCTGGCGGTCCGAGATGGAGAGCAGCCGGTCGTTCGGGATGACGATGAGGGTGTCGACCTCCTCGCGCAGCCCGGCGATGCCGTCCTCGGCCTGGTTGGCGCGGCGGCGGCCCTCGAAGGTGAAGGGGCGGGTGACCACGCCGATGGTCAGGGCGCCGAGCGAGCGGGCGATGTTGGCCACGACCGGCGCGCCGCCGGTGCCGGTGCCGCCGCCCTCGCCGGCGGTGACGAAGACCATGTCGGCCCCCTTGAGGACCTCCTCGATCTCCTCGCGGTGGTCCTCGGCGGCCTTGCGGCCGACCTCGGGGTTGGCGCCGGCGCCGAGGCCCCGGGTGAGTTCACGGCCCACGTCGAGCTTGACGTCGGCGTCGCTCATCAGGAGGGCCTGTGCATCGGTGTTGATCGCGATGAACTCGACGCCCTTGAGACCGACCTCGATCATCCGGTTGATGGCGTTGACACCACCGCCGCCGATACCGACGACCTTGATGACTGCGAGGTAGTTCTGCGGTGCTGCCACGTCGAAGGCCTCTCGCCTCGAATTTCCGGGTCGGCCCCAGGGAGCGGAGGTCCGACGGATGTCGATGGGTGGGAGCGCGGTTTCGTGACCGTATGTCCGAAATTCCGACCACCGACCCGAACCCTAAACTTGAGGTTTAGAGTTACTCATGTGTCTGTGTCAGTTGACACTAGGTCGGACGAGGCCGGGTGTTCAACGAACACGCCGAGCGTCCCTTTTTTCTTTTGAGCCTATGTGATCATCGACCACCCGGCGAAACCGGGGTGACCACCAAGGGTCGGGCCGGAGCCTGGACTCCGTCAACACCACCCTCAGGGCTAGAACTTACCCGATCAAGAGGACACCGCAGGCGCCTCCGGCGCACTCACGTCATAGTTCGTGGCCTTCTGACCGAGCAGCGCGGTGAGCACCTTGGCCTTGCGGTCGGTCCGCTCCGCACTCCCCCAGCGCACCAGCACACCATCGCTGAGCTGGAGTTCGATGTCGTCGTACGAGTACACCCGAACCGCTCCGGCCCGCTTGGCGACGGCCTCCGGGAGCCCGGCGGCCACCGTCACGGCGGCCCGGACGAGGGTCGGACGGGGAATCACCCCCAGGGATTGGTTCGTCTGCTGACTCAGGGCCAGCTCCACCACCGGCACGCCGGCGGGCGGTGCGGATTCGGTGGCGAAGCTCACCCCTTCGGCGTCGACCTGGGTGAACTTGCCGTCCTCCGCCTTGACGGCGGCCACGGCCTTGCGTTCGACCAGCTTCACCCGCAGGGTGTGCGGCCAGCCGCGCCAGATCTCGGCCTTGGCCACCCGGGGCACGGCCTCCACCCGGCGCTCGGCCGCGGCCAGGTCCACCCGGGCCAGCGGGCCGCGGGTGGCGTCCCCGAGCGCGGCGGCGACCTGGTCGTTCGTCAGCTGACCACTCTCCAGGCCCTGGACGTCGACGGCGCGCACGTCCAGGGCCGAGGAGAAGAAGACCAGCCAGCCGAGCCCGCCGAGCAGCAGCGCGCCGAGCGCGCTCAGCACCACCACCCCGCGCCGGGAGAGGCGGAGCCGGGGTGGCCCCGGCTCGTCGTCACCCCAACCTCCGGCGGCCTCCCAGCCTTCGGCGGGCCCGGTCTCGGCCACGGCGGCGTCAGCCCCTGCCGCGGCGGTGGCCCTGGGCGGCCGCGACCGCCTCGTAGACCATCCTGACCAGCAGGTCGTCCGCGTCCCGGCGGCCGAAGGCGGCGGCGGCGTTGCTCATCTCCCACAGCTTCTGCGGGTTGGTGAGCACCGGCAGCACGTTCTGGAGCACCCAGTCCGGGGTCAGCTCGGCGTCGTCCACCAGCAGGCCGCCGCCGGCCTTGACCATCGGCTGGGCGTTCAGCCGCTGCTCGCCGTTGCCGATCGGCAGCGGCACGAAGGCGGCGGGCAGGCCGACGGCGGCCAGCTCGGCCACCGTCATGGCGCCGGCCCGGCAGAGCATCAGGTCGGCGGCGGCGTAGGCCAGGTCCATCCGGTCCACGTACGGCACCGCGCGGTACGGCGGCATCCCGGGGATGTCGTCGATCACCGGCAGCTCGTTCTTCGGGCCGACGGCGTGCAGGATCTGCACCCCGTACTGCTGGAGCCGGGGCGCGATCGCCTGGACGGTCTCGTTCAGGCGGCGGGCGCCCTGCGAACCGCCGGAGACCAGCAGGGTGGGCAGCCGCTGGTCGAGGCCGAAGTAGTGCCGGGCCTCCGGGCGCACCGCGCCGCGGTCCAGGGTGGCGATGGTGCGGCGCAGCGGGATGCCGATGTAGCGGGAGTCGCGCAGCTTGGAATCCGGGGTGGAGACGGCGACGAAGTCGCTGTACCGGGCGCCGATCTTGTTGGCCAGGCCCGGGCGGGCGTTGGCCTCGTGCACCACGATCGGCACCCCGGCGCGCTTGGCCGCGAGGTACGCGGGCATCGCGACGTAGCCGCCGAAGCCCACCACCACGTCGGCCTTGACCCGCTCGATGATCTCCTGGGCGGCCCGGACGGTGCCGCGCAGGCGGCCCGGGACGGTGATCAGCTCGGGGGTGGGCTTGCGGGGCAGCGGGACGGCCGGGATCAGCTCCAGCTGGTAGCCGCGCTCGGGTACCAGGCGGGTCTCCAGACCGCGCTCGGTGCCGAGGGCGGTGATCCCGATGGACGGGTCGTGCCTGCGGAGGGCGTCCGCGAGGGCGAGCGCCGGCTCGATGTGGCCGGCGGTCCCGCCGCCGGCGAGTACGACATGCACCGAAATTCACCGCTCCCTGCGCGCCGGCCGGGGAGCAGGGCGCGCTGTGGTTCGTCGTCGTGGCAGCACCCGGGCCAGGCGTGTCCTGAACCGGGAGTTCTTGCTCCGCATGGCCAGGGCCGCCTTGGCCCCCGGCGTGCTGCGCGCGAAGCAGAGCAGCACGCCGACGGCGCACAGGGCCGACAGCATGGCGGACCCGCCGTAGGAGAACAGCGGGAGCGGCACGCCGGCGATGGGGAAGAGCCCCAGCGCCGACCCCAGGTTGATCATGGCCTGCGCCATGATCCACGTGGTGGCGGCCCCCGCGGCGTACCTGACGAAGGGGTCCTTCGTACCGATGGCCACACGGATACCCGCGTAGCCTAGTGCCGCGAAGAGGCCGAGCACGGACAGCGTCCCCACCAGGCCGAGCTCCTCGCCGGTGGCGGCGAAGATGAAGTCGGTGTGCGCCTCGGGCAGTTGGCCCCACTTCTCGACCCCGGCGCCGAGACCGGATCCGAACAGGCCGCCGGCCGCCAGGGCGTACAGGCCGTGCAGGGCCTGGAAGCAGTTCAGGTTGGGGTCGGGCTTGGTGACGCCGATGCAGGCCAGCCGGTCCAGGCGGTGCGGCACGGTGATGATCAGGGCCGTGCAGGCCACCACGGCGATGCCCAGGGTCGCACCGAACAGGCGCAGCGGGGCGCCCACCATCCAGAGCAGGCCGAAGAGCATCGCGACCAGGATCATCGTGGTGCCCATGTCGCCGCCGAACATGATCAGCATGAGCAGCAGCAGGGTGCCGGGCACCAGGGGCACCAGCAGGTGCTTCCACTGGTCGAGCAGGCCGGTCTTCTGCTTGCGCGCCAGCAGGTCGGCGCCCCAGAGCACGAGCGCCAGCTTGGCGAACTCGGAGGGCTGCACCTGGAAGAAGCCCAGGTTGATCCAGTTCCGGTTGCCGTTGACCTCCATGCCGACGCCCGGGATGGCGACCAGCACGAGCGCGCCGATCACCGCGCAGAGCATGGGGTAGACCAGGGCGCGGAGCAGTTTGAGGGGGGTCCTGGCCAGCAGCAGGAGCATGGTGCCGCCGAGGACGACGGCGGCGAGCTGTTTGCGGAAGAAGAACGTGATGGGGAGGTGACGCTGCATCACCAGGATCTGGGAGGAGGAGAAGACCATCACCAGACCGAGGATCACGAGCAGCATGCTCGAACCCAGGATCAGGTAGTAGGGGGCGAGGGGACGGCTCAGCAGGTAGCTGATCCGGTCGCGGAAGGCCTTGACACGACCGAGGGGGCCTTCCGATTTGAAGACGGTCGTGGTCGCCGAGATGACCCGCAGCTTCGACGGCGGCGTTGCCACTGCGATCCTCGCTCTCTACTGGGGCGTCATGTTCAGGGGCGCGGGGAACTGCGCGGGGCGGAGGGCACCACCTGCCACTTGCGCACTCACGCCGACTGACCGCCCGCCTCTCCCGTACCCGCGCAGTTCCCCGCGCCCCTAAAAGAGATCACGCCCCAGTCCCTGCGCGCCCGGCGAAGCTACTCCCCCAGCGCGGCGACCGATGCAGCGAACAGGTCACCACGTTCGCCGTAGTTGGTGAACATGTCCATCGAGGCGCAGGCCGGGGCCAGCAGGACGGTGTCACCGGGCTGGGCCTGGGCTGCGGCGATCCGGACGATCTCGGCCATCGCTTCGGCGCCAGTCTGGCCGGTCGCCGCTTCGATCACCGGGACATCCGGGGCGTGTCGCGCCAGTGCCTCGCGGATCAGTCCGCGGTCGGCGCCGATCAGGACGGCCGCCCGCAGGCGGGGGGCCGCGCCGACCACCAGCTCGTCGAAGGTGGCGCCCTTGGCGAGGCCACCGGCGATCCAGACCACCGGGTCGTAGGCGGCCAGCGAGGCGGCGGCGGCGTGGGTGTTGGTGGCCTTGGAGTCGTCCACGTAGGTGACGCCCTCGACCACGGCGACCTGGGCGATCCGGTGGGCGTCCGGGGTGAAGGCGCGCAGGCCGTCCCGGACGGCCTTGGTGTCCACACCGTAGGCGCGGGCCAGGGCGGCGGCGGCCAGGGCGTTGGTGATGTTGTGCGGGGCGGCCGGCTTGACGTCCTCGACGGCGCCGATCTCGGCGGCGTTCTTCTGGCGGTCCGGCGCGAAGGCGCGGTCGACCAGGAGGCCGTCCACCACACCGAGGTTCGAGGGGGCGGGGGCGCCGAGGCCGAAGCCGATGGCCCGGCAGCCCTCCTCCACGTCGGCCTCCATCACGAGGGCCTCGGTGGCCGGGTCGGCCAGGTTGTAGACGCAGGCCACCTGGTTGCCCTGGTAGATCCGGCCCTTGTCGGCGGCGTACGCCTCCATCGAGCCGTGCCAGTCCAGGTGGTCCGGGGCCAGGTTGAGCACCACGGCCGAGTGCGGGCGCAGGCTGGGCGCCCAGTGCAGCTGGTAGCTGGAGAGCTCCACGGCGAGCACGTCGTACGGCTCCTCCGCGAGGACGGCATCCAGGACCGACACCCCGACGTTGCCGACGGCGGCCGTGCGCTTGCCCGCCGCCGTCAGGATCGAGGCGAGCATCTGGACGGTGGTGGTCTTGCCGTTGGTGCCGGTGACGGCCAGCCAGGGGGCCGGCTCGCCGGTGGCGGCCAGCGGCTTGCGCAGCTGCCAGGCCAGCTCCACGTCGCCCCAGATCGGGACGCCGGCCGCCTCGGCGGCCAGGAAGAGCGGGCTGGTGGGGGGCCAGCCGGGCGAGGTGACGATCAGTTCGGTGCCCTCGGGCAGCGTCTCGCCGTCGCCCAGCTGCGCGGCCACGCCGAGCTCGGCCACGCGGGAGCGCAGGGCCGGGCTGTCGCCGCCGTCCACCACGGTGACCTCGGCGCCGAGCTCGCGCAGCACCCGGGCCGCGCTCACCCCGGAGAGGCCGAGGCCCGCGACGACCACCCGCAGGCCCTTGAACTCCACGGTCATCCGGTCACCCATCCCGCGTAGAAGAGGCCGAGGCCGACGGCCACGCAGAGGCCCTGGATGATCCAGAACCGGACCACGATCAGCACCTCGCTCCAGCCCTTGAGCTCGAAGTGGTGCTGGAGCGGGGCCATCTTGAAGACGCGCTTGCCGGTCATCCGGAACGAGCCGACCTGGATGATCACCGAGAGGGTGATGATCACGAAGAGACCGCCCAGCAGGGCGAGCAGCAGCTCGGTCTGCGAGCAGATCGCCAGGCCGGCCAGCGCGCCGCCGAGGGCGAGCGAGCCGGTGTCGCCCATGAAGATCTTGGCGGGCGAGGTGTTCCACCAGAGGAAGCCGAAGCAGGAGCCCATCAGGGCGGCGGCCACCACGGCCAGGTCCAGCGGGTCGCGGACGTCGTAGCAGTCGGCGGTGGCCCGCACCATGTAGGCGCAGCTCTGGCCGTACTGCCAGACGCCGATGAAGACGTAGGCGCCGAAGACCATCACCGAGGCGCCGGTGGCCAGGCCGTCCAGGCCGTCGGTGAGGTTCACGCCGTTCGACATCGCGGCGATCATGAAGTACGCCCAGATGACGAACAGCACCGGGCCGATCGACCAGCTGAAGTCGCGCACGAAGGAGAGGTGCGTGGAGGCCGGGGTGATGCCGCGGGCGTCGTGGAACTGCAGGGCGAGCACCGCGAAGGCGAGGCCGACGGCCGACTGGCCGACCAGCTTGGCCTTGGCCCGCAGGCCGAGCGAGCGCTGCTTGACCACCTTGATGTAGTCGTCCAGGAAGCCGACCAGGCCCAGACCCACCGTCAGGAAGAGCACCAGCAGCCCGGAGGCGGTCGGCGACTCGCCGGAGATCGCCTTGGTCGCGCCGTAGGCGATCAGGGTGGCCAGGATGAAGGCGATGCCACCCATGGTGGGGGTACCGCGCTTGCTCGCGTGGGCCTTGGGGCCGTCGTCACGGATCATCTGGCCGTAGCCGTGCTTGGCCAGCAACCGGATCAGCGCGGGGGTGCCCAGGAGCGAGAGCACCAGGCCGATCATCCCCGCGATGAGGATCTGCTTCATCATCGGACGGCTCCATCATCGGCCAGTAGCGCCTCGGCCACCCGCTCCAAGCCCACCGAACGGGACGCCTTCACCAGCACCACGTCCCCAGGCTGCAGCTGACCGCGCAGCAGCTCGATCGCCGCGTCCGCGTCGGACACCAGCACCGACTCCTCACCCCACGAACCTTCGTTCCTCGCGCCCAGTTCCATACAGGCCGCGTCCCGGTCGCCGACCGCCACCAGCTTGGTGACGTCGAGCCGGACCGCGAGGCGCCCGATGGCGTCGTGCTCGTTGAGGCTGTCCTCACCGAGCTCCCGCATCTCGCCGAGCACCGCCCAGGTGCGGCGGCGCTCCGGGCCGCGGCCGCCCATCGACACCAGCGCCCGCAGCGCGGCCCGCATGGACTCCGGGTTCGCGTTGTAGGCGTCGTTGACGACGGTGACACCGTCGGCCCGCTCGACGACCTCCATGCGCCAGCGGGACAGCGCACCCGCCGCGCCCAGGGCAGCGGCGGTGTCGTCGACGGACATGCCGAGCGCCGCCGCCACCGCTGCGGCGGCGAGGGCGTTCGAGACGTGGTGCTCACCGTACAGGCGCAGCTGTACCGGTGCGGAACCGGCTGGGGTGACGAGCGTGAACGATGGCCGCCCGGTGGCGTCCAGCCGAACTCCGGTGGCCCGGATCTCGGCGTCCGGGCTCTCCCCGAACAGCAGGACGCGGGCCTTGGTGCGCTCGGCCATCGCCCGCACCAGCGGGTCGTCGGCGTTGAGCACGGCGGTGCCTTCGCTGGTCAGCGCCTCGACCAGCTCGCCCTTGGCCTCGGCGATCTTGGCCTTGGAGCCGAACTCGCCGACGTGCGCGGTGCCGACGTTGAGCACTAGGCCCACGGTGGGCGGCGCGATGGTGGTCAGGTAGGCGATGTCGCCCTTGTGCCGGGCGCCCATCTCCAGGACGAGGTGGCGGGTGCCGTCGGTGACCTTGGCCGCCGTCAGCGGGGCGCCGATCTCGTTGTTGAGCGAGCCCTCGGTGAAGACCGTCTCGCCGTGCCGGGCCAGCACCTGGGCGATCAGGTCCTTGGTGCTGGTCTTGCCGGCCGAGCCGGTCAGGCCGACCACGGCCAGCCCGGGGGCGCGGTCGATCACGGCCCGGCCGAGCTTGGCCAGGGCCGCGACCACGTCCTCGACCAGCACGGCGGGCACCCCGACCGGGCGGGTGGCCAGCACCGCGACGGCACCGGCGGCGATCGCCGTCCCGACGAAGTCGTGCCCGTCCACCCGCTCGCCGACCACGCAGGCGAACAGGCCGCCGGGGCCCATCAGCCGCGAGTCGCGGTCGACCGGGCCGGTGACCAGGGTGGCCGGGTCGGCGGAGTCCAGCGTGCCGCCGACGGCCTCGGCGATCTCGGCGAGAGTGAGTGCGATCACGACTGCTGTGCTCCTCGGCTGGTGTGCGTGGTGTGCGTGATGGCCTCGCGCAGGACCTCGCGGTCGTCGAACGGCCGGTTCTCGCCCTTGACGTACTGGCCCAGCTCGTGACCCTTGCCGGCGACGAGCACGGTGTCCCCGGCGTGCGCGCGGGCCACCGCCTGGTGCACGGCCTCGGCCCGGTCCGGCACCACGAGCACCTCGCCGCGCTCGGCCTCGGGCACCTCCACGGCCCCGCCCAGCATCGCGGCGAGGATCGCCAGCGGGTCCTCCGAGCGGGGGTTGTCGCTGGTCAGCACGGCGGTGTCGGCGAGGCGGGCGGCGATCCCGCCCATCGGTCCGCGCTTGTACGGGTCTCGGTCGCCGCCGCAGCCGATCACCACGTGCAGCTGACCCTTGGTCACCTCGCGCAGCGATTCGAGCACGGCCTGCAGCGCGTCAGGCTTGTGCGCGTAGTCGACCACGGCCACGTACGGCTGGCCCGCGTCCACCCGCTCCAGCCGGCCGGGCACGCCCGGGACGGCGGCCACCCCGGCCACCGCCGCGGCCAGCGGCAGGCCGGCCGTCACCAGCGCGGCGATCGCGCCGAGCGCGTTGGCCACGTTGAACGGGCCGGGCAGCGGCACCGAGGCGTCGGCCTCCGCGCCGCCGGGGCCGAGCACCCGGAAGGTCGAGCCGACCGGGCCGAGCTGCACGTCCACGGCCCGCCAGTCGGCGGCCTCGTCGCCCTTGGCGGAGAAGGTGGTGACCGGGATCGGCGCCTCGGCGGCCAGCCGGCGGCCGTACGCGTCGTCGCGGTTGACCACCCCGAGCCGGGCCTTGTCCGGCTGGAAGAGCTTGGCCTTCGCGCGGAAGTAGTCCTCCATGTCGGGGTGGAAGTCCAGGTGCTCCGGCGTCAGGTTGTTGAACAGCGCGACGTCGTAGACCACCCCGTCCACTCGGCCGTAGACCAGGGCGTGGCTGGAGACCTCCATGACCAGCGCGTCGGCGCCGGCCTCGCCCATCACGGCCAGCACGGCGTGCAGGTCGGTGGCCTCGGGGGTGGTGCGCTCGCTCTTGATCCGCTGCTCGCCGACCCGCATCTCCACGGTGCCGATCACCCCGGGCACCTTGCCCGCGCCGCGCAGCCCGCCCTCGACCAGGTAGGCAGTGGTGGTCTTGCCGTTGGTGCCCGTGATCCCGATGGTCAGCAGCCGCTCGCTCGGGCGTCCGTAGACCTCGGCCGCCAGGGTGCCCATCGCGGCGCGCGGGCTCTCCACCAGCAGCACCGGCAGCCCGCTCCCGGCCGCCAGCTCGGCCCCGGCGGCGTCGGTGAGCAGCGCCACCGCCCCGGCCGCGGCGGCCTGGCCGGCGTAGCTCGCGCCGTGCGCGTTGGCACCGCCGAAGGCGACGTACACGTCGCCGGGGCGCACCGCCCGGGAGTCGTGGGTGATGCCGGTGACCTGGCCGCCCTCGACGGGGGGCAGGCCGAGGAACCGGGCCACCTCGGTCAGCGGCAGGGCGGCCGCGCCGCTCGGTCGCGGGGGGCTTGCGGAGATTTGATCGGGTTTCGGCACGGCGGGCAGGCTATCGGCCGAAGGGGCTCCAGGGCCAAACCGGCTGGGGTCGAGCGCGTTCATATCATCACCTTGGGCCGGGTGGTCCCTCATCAGGGCTTCCAGTCGACGGGCAGATTGGGCGCCTCGCTGCCGCTCGGCGCGACCTGCAAGGACTTCAGCGTGAACTCCATCACCTGCTTGAACACCGGACCGCAGAGCTGGCCGCCGAAGTGGCCGTTCACCGGGTCCTGGATCACGCAGGAGACCGTCACCCGGGGGGCGTCGGCCGGCGCGAAGCCGATGAACGAGGCGGTGTACCCCGAGTACTTGCCGGTCTTCGGGTCCACCCGGTTGGCCGTTCCCGTCTTCCCGGCCACCCG from Kitasatospora sp. MMS16-BH015 encodes:
- the murD gene encoding UDP-N-acetylmuramoyl-L-alanine--D-glutamate ligase codes for the protein MTVEFKGLRVVVAGLGLSGVSAARVLRELGAEVTVVDGGDSPALRSRVAELGVAAQLGDGETLPEGTELIVTSPGWPPTSPLFLAAEAAGVPIWGDVELAWQLRKPLAATGEPAPWLAVTGTNGKTTTVQMLASILTAAGKRTAAVGNVGVSVLDAVLAEEPYDVLAVELSSYQLHWAPSLRPHSAVVLNLAPDHLDWHGSMEAYAADKGRIYQGNQVACVYNLADPATEALVMEADVEEGCRAIGFGLGAPAPSNLGVVDGLLVDRAFAPDRQKNAAEIGAVEDVKPAAPHNITNALAAAALARAYGVDTKAVRDGLRAFTPDAHRIAQVAVVEGVTYVDDSKATNTHAAAASLAAYDPVVWIAGGLAKGATFDELVVGAAPRLRAAVLIGADRGLIREALARHAPDVPVIEAATGQTGAEAMAEIVRIAAAQAQPGDTVLLAPACASMDMFTNYGERGDLFAASVAALGE
- the ftsZ gene encoding cell division protein FtsZ gives rise to the protein MAAPQNYLAVIKVVGIGGGGVNAINRMIEVGLKGVEFIAINTDAQALLMSDADVKLDVGRELTRGLGAGANPEVGRKAAEDHREEIEEVLKGADMVFVTAGEGGGTGTGGAPVVANIARSLGALTIGVVTRPFTFEGRRRANQAEDGIAGLREEVDTLIVIPNDRLLSISDRQVSVLDAFRSADQVLLSGVQGITDLITTPGLINLDFADVKSVMSDAGSALMGIGSARGEDRAKAAAVMAISSPLLEASIDGARGVLLSISGGSDLGLFEINESAQLVSEAAHPEANIIFGAVIDDALGDEVRVTVIAAGFDGGQPPAIVRDPVVKATPAATPAAPERPATRPSYGSIGSVTARSEEPRATEAPVTTAPPVPPQVQPARQPFVESPAEELDVPDFLK
- a CDS encoding UDP-N-acetylmuramoyl-L-alanyl-D-glutamate--2,6-diaminopimelate ligase: MPKPDQISASPPRPSGAAALPLTEVARFLGLPPVEGGQVTGITHDSRAVRPGDVYVAFGGANAHGASYAGQAAAAGAVALLTDAAGAELAAGSGLPVLLVESPRAAMGTLAAEVYGRPSERLLTIGITGTNGKTTTAYLVEGGLRGAGKVPGVIGTVEMRVGEQRIKSERTTPEATDLHAVLAVMGEAGADALVMEVSSHALVYGRVDGVVYDVALFNNLTPEHLDFHPDMEDYFRAKAKLFQPDKARLGVVNRDDAYGRRLAAEAPIPVTTFSAKGDEAADWRAVDVQLGPVGSTFRVLGPGGAEADASVPLPGPFNVANALGAIAALVTAGLPLAAAVAGVAAVPGVPGRLERVDAGQPYVAVVDYAHKPDALQAVLESLREVTKGQLHVVIGCGGDRDPYKRGPMGGIAARLADTAVLTSDNPRSEDPLAILAAMLGGAVEVPEAERGEVLVVPDRAEAVHQAVARAHAGDTVLVAGKGHELGQYVKGENRPFDDREVLREAITHTTHTSRGAQQS
- the ftsW gene encoding putative lipid II flippase FtsW, translating into MAVATPPSKLRVISATTTVFKSEGPLGRVKAFRDRISYLLSRPLAPYYLILGSSMLLVILGLVMVFSSSQILVMQRHLPITFFFRKQLAAVVLGGTMLLLLARTPLKLLRALVYPMLCAVIGALVLVAIPGVGMEVNGNRNWINLGFFQVQPSEFAKLALVLWGADLLARKQKTGLLDQWKHLLVPLVPGTLLLLMLIMFGGDMGTTMILVAMLFGLLWMVGAPLRLFGATLGIAVVACTALIITVPHRLDRLACIGVTKPDPNLNCFQALHGLYALAAGGLFGSGLGAGVEKWGQLPEAHTDFIFAATGEELGLVGTLSVLGLFAALGYAGIRVAIGTKDPFVRYAAGAATTWIMAQAMINLGSALGLFPIAGVPLPLFSYGGSAMLSALCAVGVLLCFARSTPGAKAALAMRSKNSRFRTRLARVLPRRRTTARPAPRPARRER
- the murG gene encoding undecaprenyldiphospho-muramoylpentapeptide beta-N-acetylglucosaminyltransferase, which codes for MHVVLAGGGTAGHIEPALALADALRRHDPSIGITALGTERGLETRLVPERGYQLELIPAVPLPRKPTPELITVPGRLRGTVRAAQEIIERVKADVVVGFGGYVAMPAYLAAKRAGVPIVVHEANARPGLANKIGARYSDFVAVSTPDSKLRDSRYIGIPLRRTIATLDRGAVRPEARHYFGLDQRLPTLLVSGGSQGARRLNETVQAIAPRLQQYGVQILHAVGPKNELPVIDDIPGMPPYRAVPYVDRMDLAYAAADLMLCRAGAMTVAELAAVGLPAAFVPLPIGNGEQRLNAQPMVKAGGGLLVDDAELTPDWVLQNVLPVLTNPQKLWEMSNAAAAFGRRDADDLLVRMVYEAVAAAQGHRRGRG
- a CDS encoding cell division protein FtsQ/DivIB, coding for MAETGPAEGWEAAGGWGDDEPGPPRLRLSRRGVVVLSALGALLLGGLGWLVFFSSALDVRAVDVQGLESGQLTNDQVAAALGDATRGPLARVDLAAAERRVEAVPRVAKAEIWRGWPHTLRVKLVERKAVAAVKAEDGKFTQVDAEGVSFATESAPPAGVPVVELALSQQTNQSLGVIPRPTLVRAAVTVAAGLPEAVAKRAGAVRVYSYDDIELQLSDGVLVRWGSAERTDRKAKVLTALLGQKATNYDVSAPEAPAVSS
- the mraY gene encoding phospho-N-acetylmuramoyl-pentapeptide-transferase produces the protein MKQILIAGMIGLVLSLLGTPALIRLLAKHGYGQMIRDDGPKAHASKRGTPTMGGIAFILATLIAYGATKAISGESPTASGLLVLFLTVGLGLVGFLDDYIKVVKQRSLGLRAKAKLVGQSAVGLAFAVLALQFHDARGITPASTHLSFVRDFSWSIGPVLFVIWAYFMIAAMSNGVNLTDGLDGLATGASVMVFGAYVFIGVWQYGQSCAYMVRATADCYDVRDPLDLAVVAAALMGSCFGFLWWNTSPAKIFMGDTGSLALGGALAGLAICSQTELLLALLGGLFVIITLSVIIQVGSFRMTGKRVFKMAPLQHHFELKGWSEVLIVVRFWIIQGLCVAVGLGLFYAGWVTG
- the murF gene encoding UDP-N-acetylmuramoyl-tripeptide--D-alanyl-D-alanine ligase, coding for MIALTLAEIAEAVGGTLDSADPATLVTGPVDRDSRLMGPGGLFACVVGERVDGHDFVGTAIAAGAVAVLATRPVGVPAVLVEDVVAALAKLGRAVIDRAPGLAVVGLTGSAGKTSTKDLIAQVLARHGETVFTEGSLNNEIGAPLTAAKVTDGTRHLVLEMGARHKGDIAYLTTIAPPTVGLVLNVGTAHVGEFGSKAKIAEAKGELVEALTSEGTAVLNADDPLVRAMAERTKARVLLFGESPDAEIRATGVRLDATGRPSFTLVTPAGSAPVQLRLYGEHHVSNALAAAAVAAALGMSVDDTAAALGAAGALSRWRMEVVERADGVTVVNDAYNANPESMRAALRALVSMGGRGPERRRTWAVLGEMRELGEDSLNEHDAIGRLAVRLDVTKLVAVGDRDAACMELGARNEGSWGEESVLVSDADAAIELLRGQLQPGDVVLVKASRSVGLERVAEALLADDGAVR